CAAAACGACACATAATGTCATAGCTACTTGTTTTTGGCTACACAGATTTGCTCTTGACATTTAGCTAAGTTGAGGGAAGAAATATTACCAATCACACAAAGAGCAATCAAATCATAGTATATTGTTTCTAATTAAGTTCTCTTGGATCTTGATCTGATGACtacataaaaagaagaagaaaaaaactgGTAAAATGATTGTAGgaaattatataattttcatgTTTGGCTTTCTTACCAGACCTACGAAAAAACGCACAGCAACAGATCCGACACGAACAACATCATACTGCTTCCATGTTCTTCGAACTGCCATTCTATGTTTGAAATTGTTTGCTGTTGAAAAAACACCAACAAAAAGATCCAATGATTTGTGAATGGGTATTGCAGATGACTTCAGTATATCCAAATCCAAAACATGCTCTAAATCCTCTGATGTCGGTAAACCACTGACAATGACAGATATCAATTGTATGTCTCCTGATATTCTTACTTCACCCACAAGCCATGGCTCCAAGCTCTGTAGAACAGAAGCAGATGTCAACTAAGATGATGGCAATCACTAGATGATGCCATATAGCCAGATGAGTTGGGAAATCAGAAAATGGACAAGCTGGTAATAATAGTACTTCTCTGTATGCAAATGATGTTATGTGCTTCCCGTCTACACTCATCTGGATTCCCTCCGCTCCCATCCGTATAGTAGCAATGGCAATATATCCTTGCCTAAAAGGAAAATATTTTGTTGGTTTTGCACCATCCTTTGGGAGCATAGAACGTCTTGAAAAATTGTAGTGGTCGTTAGCTGTAATGATTCCCTTGTTGTCTCTACCCACCACAGGATCACATTGCTCTAAATCATCCACTGCAAGGAATAGATAAAACTTACAGCTTCATTAGTACGAAAATGAAAAAGTATGCAATTAAATTCTTAAGCAACATGTACTACGATAAGGATACATGTAAGAAGTAAACTTTCTTGCCGCAGATCAGGAATCAAATAACAAGTGAAAATGCACTCAATAGAAATAGTTATCTAGCAATTTGGCTGCACAAAACCCTCAgcagcaagaagaagaaaaaaaagtgagAAGAGTGGGCACAAACAGGAAATTTCAAGACTATCTCATACATTTCTGATGTATGAGATAGTATTGTCCAAACTGATGTACAAAATGTACTAAGTCGGTCCAAACTCCTCTTCTTTTCAAGCATTAGCCCCACAGCTGATTTCCTGCTGCATTCACCTTTGGTCAACTAAAACATTTCATCATCTAGATACACCTGTTTGTTCCTTCATGGTCTTACCTCCTCAATTGTCAAGCATTTCTAGGCAATACCTCCTGCATTTCAATCTCCCTGAATCACTATACGACTATCTCTTTCATAACACAACTGTCATGTTCTCGGAACGACCATCCTCTGAAGTCTGAACAATCTTTCTCTTGTGTGTAAACCCCCTACTACTTCAGATGTATAGAAAAGACTAAATTTTGTAAGAGCTCGAAGCCAAGTTTCATTGATTCATTCATTTGCCTGAACGACTAACCAGGGTACATGAAAGAACCGAATAACAGTTCCAGAAAAATTCAATGTGGAACGACATACATTTCCATCAAAAGTTGCTTTTTTTTTCGAAAAAACACTTCCCATAAATGGCATGAGAAAAAAATTTTGTGGTTTGCTGAAAGTCAATAGACCAGCTTACAAGCGAGGAAACAAATAAGAGAAATATGATCACGGTGAGTGTTCTTAGAttgaattattgagaaaacttaATGATGATATAATCTTCATGCAGCAGACAGTTCAACATGATCTTtagcacaaaagaaaaagaattgttaTGGGCATGTAAATGAGTACCCTTCCCATCATTTTCAGTATCCAGAGGAGGACAACGCTCCTCTTCACCCCAGTCATTAGCCACAGTCCATGTGTTTTGGATGATCACTGGATCCTCAGTTATTTTATCACCGTGAATGCGGACATTGTAGTGCAAGATGACAGCAGGATCTGGCTCCCCTGGAAGTGTGGACCCTGTTAAATCGATCTGGAAATTGCCGAGTAGACCACCTGGAGTGCCAATTACTGTAATAGAGGAACCTTGAACCAGTCCACAAGGTATCACCAACTTGAAAACATCATGACCAAATTCTGAAGCATTCATTCTTCTAATAGAATACGGGCAAAGTTTCTCTTTCACTTTTCCAGGACCAGcatattttttttcctcttcgaTTGAGGTCATCAGACTTTCCCATGCAGCTCCAGCCTCCCTGATTGCCTTTACTGCATGAGGTAGGCCTTGAGAACTGCTTATTAAGTGGTCCAAATGATTCCAAGTCTGTAGACACTGAAGCTCTGAGACAGAGAGATTTCTTGGAGAAAAAAGTTTGGAGACTAATGTGACGGTAGATACTACATGTGAGTCATTTTCTGGATTACGAACTACAGGTGAACCCTCAGGATTTGTCCAGTAAAAATAGTCAGAATAGTTCACAGAGAAAGGACTCTGAAGAGAACTTTCAGCTAAGGGATTCTCCAATATCCACAGTCTCAGGAGcagcaaagaaaataaaaagagtaACACTAAACCTCCAGACCATTTTCTCATCTTTTGTGAAACAAGCCTTCCAGCAATATCTCCGAAGCTTTTATTGCTTGAACCAAAAAATTTTTAGCCAAAAGAACCATACAACAAATACAAAACCAAGCTTGTTTCTCAAAGAAGCTCCTGCATCTAAAGGTTCTGCTTTGCTCGGAAATGACCATTCCAGCAAGTCCAGAAGCATTTTACTGAAGATGaacaaagaacaaaaacaaaggtGAGCCTAATGAAGTATTTAATTATAAATGCCAAGGTCAAACAAATCAAAGGGTCTTTGCAACTTCAAGCAGCCAAATTCTTGTGTAAAGACTATTTTAATGATATATAAACCATGAAGCTAACACAGTAAATCTTATCCTCCTTTTTTAAGtatgttatttgttgatgatattatcttaattgatgagagcctaagtgaaattaattataaacttgagctatggaAGCAAGCCTTACAAACTAAATGTTTTAGATTAAataggattaaaatcaaatatataaaatataattttcgtgATTCTAGATATAGAcaggagaatatagttaaatCGCATGGACAAAAAGTTACTTCAAGTAAAagctttaggtatcttggatcaattattcagcaAGATGaagagatcgatgaagatattattcatggAGTAAAAACGGGATAGTTAAAAATGGTGAGGAGCGTCACAAGTCTTATGATCATCGAATAcccttaagattaaaaaaaaaaatttataagacagTTATGAGACTAACAATATTTTATGGATCTGAATGTTAGccagttaagaaacaacatattcAAATAGTTTGTGTTGCCGAGataagaatattaagatggatgtatggaattactatgaaagataaaaaataaatatatttttattcgtgaacaataAGGTATTGCTTTGAcagaggataagatgagaaaatatcatttaaaatactatgagcatGTGTTTAGAAAACTTCCGAATACGGTAGTTAAAAGAGGTAAAATGATTAATGTTGGTGGTGCGATGAGAGATAGAGGAAGACgtaaaaaaactttaatagaaatcataaataaagatttaggtattttaaatgtaattaaacatatgactttttatagatctcaatggCGACAAAAAATTCATGTATtgaccctaaatagttgggacttgcgattttattgttgttgtcatTGTTGTGGCATTTGGAAAATGACAAAGCAAAATTCAGTTCTCTATTTAGCCACTAAGATTATATCAAATTACTTTTATGTTATCCTAAGTCCACAAGATTCTTCGAGTTCAAATACAATTCCTTGGACATGGAAGTGAATTGAATGATGCATTTGCAGTGTTCTGTCAGATTCACATTTAGGAAGTGCAACAATAGTGAGGTAACAAATACTCAGTCATGTGTTTCTTTCTACAGATGGAAGAATGTGGGGATTATGAGCTTGATTTCATATTGTTTAATTTTCCTGACATGTTAACCAATGTAGTCAGATAAGCAGCAAGTAGATGACCTATTTTTAACTCAATGCTAATCACCACTAAAAAGATGATGGTTTGTATTTATTATGAAGAAGGATGGAGATTTTCTATGAATCGAACTGTTAATTGCAAGTCCACTTTGCTTCtctgttttttcttttcatttgccCCTTTTTGATGAGCTGAGAAAGAGCACCTCAAAATAGAGGAAGTTCCCCCAAAAAGAAAACATCCAACAAATCAATGAAACTCAATCTCTTCCATAGCAATGTGGTCACAAACTTAATCGAATACCAATAGTCAaaatcataatcgaattgagatttgttccaaaaggaaagaaagaatgcAGCAGACATTTAAAGTTCCAAAAGGAGGAAAAGGAATTAACAAGCTAATCTAAAAAGCTGGAAAAATGCAGCAGACATTTCAGCAGATCATCAGGCAAAGCAATTCAAAGTACTCCTTAAAAGCGCTTCCTTTCTGGCAGAATTGAGATCTATTAGGTGAAGAAGGGTCGACAGAGTAGTAAAAATACCGAGCTTCAaatgaaaaggaaagaaagaattaGCAAGCTCAGCTCAGCTCAGCAATAGGAAGAAAAGCTGCTGAGCTTACAGGCAAATGAGTGGGATCAGGCAGATTACAGCTGCTGTGCTTCCTATAACACCGCATCAATGATTCATCTTCTATCCGGAGAAAGAGGAAGGACCAAGAAACAGAAATGACACCATTCGAAGTGGGTCAAAATGAACAAAAAAGGGTTCTTTTTGTTGCTTTTCCTTCGATGAAACATCAAGAGAAGCATATTTCAGAAGGTCACCTACAAAAGATAAGCTGAAGCAGCACGTCCAGGGATTGAAAACCCTGAACTCCAGGAAAGAAAGTCCACAATCAaatggagggagggagagagagagagagaggattaccTGCGTTCTATGTTAGCATCACTGACGACCAAACCGAAACGTAAGAAAGTAGTGCCGGCGATAACTTCAACCAAGCCAAACGCATATAAGAGAGAGATGAAAGAAGCTTCTTTCCTCCGTTGGGATCGTATTCCAAGCTGGGCTTCTTTGGATCCATCATTGCCAGCAGTACTAGCAGCAGCATTACTCTATCTCCCATCCTTCCTACATCAGATTACACTACGGAGTGCAGATAGAGAAGACAGACAACAGAGCTTACTCGGATTCTATTCTCGGACAGCCACCAAAGCGTTCGTTCGCGCAACAAGACAAACGACCAACTACACCACCCCACAGCAACAACGACAAGAGCATCAGCAGCAACCACAACACATCTTTTCCTCTGAATCCAAGAAAATTCCACACACCAACTTGATGGCCAAATCCTCACTCTCTATCACTTTCCTCTCTGAAAAGTATCCATCAGAACAATAATACCATTTTATTTCATTGGAACAAATGACAtattttcatgaataaaaatattattcttcaaatctatcacataataaatattttaaaaaattgatgactTTCGTCTTTGAGATAGATTATAAATTTATCCATTTATTATTTTATCCAACTTCATGAATAATTTTTTGTAATCATACATATGATTTCTAGTCTCCGTGTCTAAGTACCACTTGTATGATTTcttaatttgattatttttattataataatattcgaaagtataatgattattttttttttcaacaatagcattgaattttgaaatgattatatGTTTGACTTATTGTAtttcatctttcttgtttttgttttggACTTTGATCTTTTTCATTGTTTCTTCATCTTCCTCTGTCACAACTAACCTCTTCCATAGCTACGATCACCTAAgccttcattttttttctttcatagtgAGCTTTGTCTAGAGAACTCATTCTGCTGCATTTAGTTTCTTCTTATTAACTAAATATTGATATGCTTGCAAATAATTCATTAGTTCATCAATAGTTATTTGGTTTAAATTCTTTAATTCTCTTCGGTAAAGggcatgataaaattaattttttcgaCCAAAGTATTGTTTTGATCATATGCATATTTTCTAAAttctcataatttttttcttagttGATTGACAATGGTAGGAActcttataaaataatttaaaatagtcTCAGACTCATTCATTTGTAATGTTTTAAATTTAACTTAAAGATTCCTTTCAAAGAGTTTTGAAGAATCTCTTAAGTATCTATAGATGTGTTTATGATTGTAACTTTTTCAAAGTTGCCTTCGTCTAACCGTCGATGGATGAGATAAAAcgctttcttatttttcttcctcaTGTCCTTCAAGGAAACTCTTTAGCTCATCTTAAGGATGACATTATCTTAAGGCTACTCATAGTCTCTTTCTACCGACTCCTATATGTCTTATGATCCAAATAATATCTttataggaaaagaaaaaaaaagagataaatagagttaagagagaaaaaaaaaagggatgaaATAAGAGGtaaactaaaatttttattttttttgctgaCAACtctgtatatttttttttatcatgataaaGCTCATCTATTTATATGGCCAAAGTTACATATTGTTACGGCTAAattcatataattttattttattgtatataacttatttattttcataatttcttcTTCATAGTAATCTTTATTATGATGTTTCTCTATtcttattaaattttaaatattataattatcttCGCTATGTGATCGATCCTctcttttaattaaatttaattttcttaCCATTAGCAGCGGAAGAGGAGTGCGCCAAAAACATAGAGACATGAAAGAAG
Above is a genomic segment from Musa acuminata AAA Group cultivar baxijiao chromosome BXJ3-4, Cavendish_Baxijiao_AAA, whole genome shotgun sequence containing:
- the LOC103980546 gene encoding beta-1,3-galactosyltransferase GALT1-like isoform X1 codes for the protein MRKWSGGLVLLFLFSLLLLRLWILENPLAESSLQSPFSVNYSDYFYWTNPEGSPVVRNPENDSHVVSTVTLVSKLFSPRNLSVSELQCLQTWNHLDHLISSSQGLPHAVKAIREAGAAWESLMTSIEEEKKYAGPGKVKEKLCPYSIRRMNASEFGHDVFKLVIPCGLVQGSSITVIGTPGGLLGNFQIDLTGSTLPGEPDPAVILHYNVRIHGDKITEDPVIIQNTWTVANDWGEEERCPPLDTENDGKVDDLEQCDPVVGRDNKGIITANDHYNFSRRSMLPKDGAKPTKYFPFRQGYIAIATIRMGAEGIQMSVDGKHITSFAYRESLEPWLVGEVRISGDIQLISVIVSGLPTSEDLEHVLDLDILKSSAIPIHKSLDLFVGVFSTANNFKHRMAVRRTWKQYDVVRVGSVAVRFFVGLHKNEMVNEELWKEANTYGDIQLMPFIDYYTIITWKTIAICIYGTNVLSAKYIMKTDDDAFARVDELLTSLQRANITHGLLYGRINFRSRPNREVDSKWYITPEEWPEERYPPWAHGPGYVVSHDIAKGVHKQYKRGHLKMFKLEDVAMGIWIEEMKNKGMDINYKNENRINIDGCKAGYVVAHYQEPREMLCLWQKLRDTHQPSCCRWS
- the LOC103980546 gene encoding beta-1,3-galactosyltransferase GALT1-like isoform X2, encoding MRKWSGGLVLLFLFSLLLLRLWILENPLAESSLQSPFSVNYSDYFYWTNPEGSPVVRNPENDSHVVSTVTLVSKLFSPRNLSVSELQCLQTWNHLDHLISSSQGLPHAVKAIREAGAAWESLMTSIEEEKKYAGPGKVKEKLCPYSIRRMNASEFGHDVFKLVIPCGLVQGSSITVIGTPGGLLGNFQIDLTGSTLPGEPDPAVILHYNVRIHGDKITEDPVIIQNTWTVANDWGEEERCPPLDTENDGKVDDLEQCDPVVGRDNKGIITANDHYNFSRRSMLPKDGAKPTKYFPFRQGYIAIATIRMGAEGIQMSVDGKHITSFAYRESLEPWLVGEVRISGDIQLISVIVSGLPTSEDLEHVLDLDILKSSAIPIHKSLDLFVGVFSTANNFKHRMAVRRTWKQYDVVRVGSVAVRFFVGLTNVLSAKYIMKTDDDAFARVDELLTSLQRANITHGLLYGRINFRSRPNREVDSKWYITPEEWPEERYPPWAHGPGYVVSHDIAKGVHKQYKRGHLKMFKLEDVAMGIWIEEMKNKGMDINYKNENRINIDGCKAGYVVAHYQEPREMLCLWQKLRDTHQPSCCRWS